A single window of Nicotiana sylvestris chromosome 3, ASM39365v2, whole genome shotgun sequence DNA harbors:
- the LOC104236559 gene encoding protein NUCLEAR FUSION DEFECTIVE 4-like, giving the protein MDLDPDYNPSFKAKINTKWVATVASIWIQCTSGSLYTFAIYSSALKSSQGYDQSALDVVSVFKDVGANVGILSGLLYSSFTVRRRRFGGPWVVLLAGAVQCFAGYFLMWLTVVGILPKPPLLVMCLYMLLAAHAMTFFNTANVVTAVHNFPTYRGTIVGIMKGFLGLSGAILIQVYQTIFRNRPTAYLLLLALLPPITTVLLMSFVTISQTNEDDEKKHLNGFSSIALVLSSYLMAVIIVGNIFSLQMSVRITTFAVLIFLLLSPISVAISAHKEKSYRIVKFLLEQNSPAYVQNRSQTHFVDMGQSHDDYDELPAGADQERDRNEKKTPEWGEDMNLLQAMCTTGFWFLFVTTACGMGSGLATVNNISQIGGSLGYTVLEINTLVSLWSIWNFLGRFGAGYVSDYFLRSLGWSRPLFITITLAGMTVGHAVIASGLPGALYAGSVIVGICYGSQWSLMPTIASEIFGAGHLGTIFNTITVASPVGSYLLSVWVVGYIYDKEASGEGNMCTGTHCFMLSFFIMAASTFFGALVALALFFRTRNFYKNVIHRRVAAC; this is encoded by the exons ATGGACTTGGACCCAGATTACAATCCCAGTTTCAAGGCCAAAATCAACACCAAATGGGTAGCCACAGTAGCCAGCATATGGATCCAGTGCACCAGCGGCTCACTCTACACCTTCGCCATCTACTCTTCTGCTCTCAAATCTAGCCAAGGATACGATCAATCCGCCCTCGATGTTGTCTCTGTTTTCAAAGATGTTGGCGCCAATGTCGGCATTCTTTCCGGCCTCCTATACTCCTCTTTCACCGTCCGCCGCCGCCGTTTTGGCGGGCCATGGGTGGTGCTGCTTGCCGGAGCTGTTCAGTGCTTTGCTGGTTACTTTCTTATGTGGTTGACCGTCGTTGGTATTCTGCCTAAACCCCCTTTATTGGTTATGTGCCTCTACATGCTTTTAGCTGCTCATGCTATGACTTTCTTCAATACGGCCAATGTTGTCACTGCTGTCCACAATTTCCCTACTTACAGAGGCACCATTGTTGGCATCATGAAG GGTTTCCTCGGGTTGAGTGGAGCGATTTTAATTCAAGTATATCAGACAATCTTTAGAAACAGGCCCACTGCATATCTTCTGTTATTGGCATTGTTGCCTCCTATAACTACTGTGTTACTTATGTCATTCGTAACAATCTCACAAACAAATGAAGATGATGAGAAGAAGCATCTGAATGGTTTCTCATCGATTGCTTTGGTCCTGTCTTCTTATCTCATGGCTGTAATAATCGTGGGAAATATCTTTTCTTTACAAATGTCTGTTCGTATCACCACTTTTGCTGTACTTATTTTCTTGCTACTTTCCCCTATCTCTGTAGCAATCAGTGCCCACAAGGAAAAGTCTTATAGAATAGTTAAATTCTTACTCGAGCAAAACTCACCGGCATATGTGCAAAATAGATCTCAGACTCACTTTGTGGACATGGGGCAAAGTCATGATGACTATGACGAGTTGCCTGCTGGTGCTGATCAAGAGAGAGATAGGAATGAGAAGAAGACTCCAGAATGGGGGGAAGATATGAACCTTCTTCAGGCAATGTGCACCACTGGTTTCTGGTTTTTGTTTGTTACCACTGCATGTGGAATGGGATCAGGGCTGGCCACAGTTAATAACATTAGCCAAATAGGAGGGTCTCTTGGGTACACAGTTTTAGAGATAAACACTTTAGTTTCTCTCTGGAGTATCTGGAATTTTCTTGGTCGCTTTGGAGCTGGTTATGTGTCAGATTATTTCTTACGCTCACTTGGTTGGTCAAGGCCATTGTTTATTACCATTACTCTGGCTGGTATGACTGTTGGCCATGCTGTAATTGCGTCTGGTCTGCCCGGTGCTTTGTATGCCGGCTCGGTTATAGTTGGTATTTGTTATGGATCACAATGGTCACTAATGCCTACAATAGCTTCTGAGATATTTGGTGCAGGGCATCTGGGAACAATATTTAACACCATAACTGTAGCAAGCCCTGTGGGATCTTACCTACTGTCTGTGTGGGTAGTTGGATACATCTACGATAAGGAAGCATCGGGTGAAGGTAACATGTGTACTGGAACTCACTGCTTTATGTTATCATTCTTTATCATGGCAGCTTCCACTTTCTTTGGGGCTCTTGTGGCCCTGGCTTTGTTCTTTCGGACAAGAAACTTCTACAAGAATGTTATTCACAGAAGAGTTGCAGCTTGTTAG